The genomic region AGTCGGCAAAGGCGCGCAGCAAGGCCAAGGGCCAGACCGCCAGCACCAAGGTGGCCAGCCGCCAGCTGCCCGCGGCGGCGGTCAGTACCGGCTCTTCCCTGAAGGGCAAAGCAGCTGCCGCCAGTGATCCCCTGGGCGGCAAGCTGTCGGCGGCCAGCGCCGTGGTCATGGACGGGGAGACCGGGGAGATCCTTTACGCCCGCTCGCCGGATCTGCCCCGGCAGCCGGCCAGCACCATCAAGATCCTCACCGGCTACCTGGCCCTGTCCAGCCTCCGGGATGAGGATCGGGTTCGGGTCAGCCGCTGGGCTGCCAGCCAGCCCCGCTCCAAGGTCGATCTCACCGCGGGCGCGGTGTACCGGGCCGAGGACATGGTCAACGCCGTGCTCCTGGAGTCGGCCAACGATGCCAGCGTCGCGGTGGCCGAGCGGGTGGCCGGCTCCGAGACGGCCTTTGCCGGCCGGATGACCGCCCTGGCCCGGGAGCTGGGCGCGGGCAACACCGTCTGTCGCACCGCGACCGGCCTCACCGCGTCCGGCCAGCAGACCACGGCCCGCGACCTGGCGGTGATGTTCCGCCGGCTGATGGCCGACCGGGATTTCGCCGAGGTGATGGGGCAGCGCATGGCCACGACCCGGGAGGGCAAGGCCCTGCGCAGCCACAACCGGGCCCTCTGGCAGATCGCCGGTGCCGAGGGCGGCAAGACCGGCTACACCCAGGCCGCCCGCAAGACCTATGTCGGCAAGTTCGAACGGCACGGCCGGGAGGTGATCGTGGCCATGCTGGGCAGCGACCGCATGTGGCCGGACATCGCGGACCTGGTGGAGCATGGCTTTGCCGTCCTGGATGGCTCCCGGCTGGTGGCCAGCAGCGATACCGGCAGCGGTCGGGCCGCCAAGGCCAGGACCTCCCTCTGATCACCGCCCTCTCCGGCCTGCCGCCGGTGGCCCGCCGCAGCTGCGGTCCACCGGCTTTTCCTTTCCCGATGCTGCCATCCACCAAGGAAGAAGCCCGGCGTCAGCTCAGCTCCCTGCCCGGCCTGGCGCGGGCGGAGTGGGGCCGCCTGGCCCAGGGGCTGCGGCGCCTGCCCTGGTACCGGGAGGCCCAGCGCCTCCTGGTCTGCCCGGTGCCAGGCCTTGCCCAGATCCGGATCAACGCCCTGGTGGACGGCAAGGAGCTGCTGGTGGCCGGGGCGGGTCTCAAGGAGGGCTTCTACCGGTTGCGCCGCCAGGGGATCCCCTTCCCGGAGCTGGCGGCAGCGGTGAGCGCCGCCGGCCTGGCCCGCTACGGCCAGCGGCTGGACGTCCGGGACCTGCCGGGACAGGCCGTGGATCTTCTGGTCACCGACGCCCTGGCGGTGGGGCCGGACGGCAGCAGGCTGGGGGATGGCCAGGGCCATTTCGATCTGGCCTACGCCATCCTCCGTCAGGCCGGAGCCGTGGACGCCAGCACGCCGGTGGTGGCGGTGGGGTCCCCGGACCAGCTGGTGGCCGAGGCCCTGCCCCAGGATCCCTGGGATGTGGCGGTGGACGGCTGGCTGTCGCCCCCGGGCCTCGTGGCCCTGTCCCATGGCAGACCGCAGCCGGCCGGGGTGCTGTGGGACTTCCTGCCTGCCAGGGCCATCCGCCGCAAGCGCCCGTTGTGGCAGCTGGCAGGCCCGGAGCGAGGCCGAAGCGCCCATGGATGAGACCCAGCTGCCCCTGACCGATCATCTGACCGACCTGCGCCGCTGCCTGGTCATCTCCCTGGCGGCGGTGGCGGCGGGGTTTCTGGCCTGCTATTCCCAGGCGGAGACCCTGGGTGACTGGTTCTTCCGGCCGCTCTTTGCGGTGCTGCCCGAGGGATCCAGCCTCATCTTCACCTCCTACCAGGACGCCTTCTTCTTCTACCTCAAGCTGGCCCTGGTGGGCGGGGTCTTCCTGGCCAGTCCGGTGGTCTTCTGGCAGATCTGGTGGTTCGTGGCCCCCGGCCTCTACCGCCACGAAAAGCGGATCCTCCTGCCCTTCAGCCTGCTCTCCGCCCTCTGCTTCGTGGGCGGCGCTGCCTTCGGCTACGGGGTCGTCTTCCGGCCGGCCTTCCGTTTCCTCCTGGGCTATGCCACCGACTACCTCACCCCGTTGCCGGCCGTGAAGGAGTACTTCTCCCTGGCCATCCGCCTGCTCTTCTCCTTTGGCCTCGTCTTCG from Thermodesulfobacteriota bacterium harbors:
- a CDS encoding D-alanyl-D-alanine carboxypeptidase, whose protein sequence is MRHLARRLALFLAILALVVPGFAPAAGAAAAKAESKAAAKAKPKAASKTASKSAAKTGSRQAAAKKAKAPAKSAKARSKAKGQTASTKVASRQLPAAAVSTGSSLKGKAAAASDPLGGKLSAASAVVMDGETGEILYARSPDLPRQPASTIKILTGYLALSSLRDEDRVRVSRWAASQPRSKVDLTAGAVYRAEDMVNAVLLESANDASVAVAERVAGSETAFAGRMTALARELGAGNTVCRTATGLTASGQQTTARDLAVMFRRLMADRDFAEVMGQRMATTREGKALRSHNRALWQIAGAEGGKTGYTQAARKTYVGKFERHGREVIVAMLGSDRMWPDIADLVEHGFAVLDGSRLVASSDTGSGRAAKARTSL
- a CDS encoding 5-formyltetrahydrofolate cyclo-ligase → MLPSTKEEARRQLSSLPGLARAEWGRLAQGLRRLPWYREAQRLLVCPVPGLAQIRINALVDGKELLVAGAGLKEGFYRLRRQGIPFPELAAAVSAAGLARYGQRLDVRDLPGQAVDLLVTDALAVGPDGSRLGDGQGHFDLAYAILRQAGAVDASTPVVAVGSPDQLVAEALPQDPWDVAVDGWLSPPGLVALSHGRPQPAGVLWDFLPARAIRRKRPLWQLAGPERGRSAHG
- the tatC gene encoding twin-arginine translocase subunit TatC, whose translation is MDETQLPLTDHLTDLRRCLVISLAAVAAGFLACYSQAETLGDWFFRPLFAVLPEGSSLIFTSYQDAFFFYLKLALVGGVFLASPVVFWQIWWFVAPGLYRHEKRILLPFSLLSALCFVGGAAFGYGVVFRPAFRFLLGYATDYLTPLPAVKEYFSLAIRLLFSFGLVFELPIALVTLARFGIVDQAFLSRHRQYAILIAFVVAAILTPTPDVVNQLLMALPLVVLYEVGILAVRLFGRRADREEERISNVEQGMSNDRRDRQE